From a single Lolium rigidum isolate FL_2022 chromosome 7, APGP_CSIRO_Lrig_0.1, whole genome shotgun sequence genomic region:
- the LOC124678198 gene encoding caffeoylshikimate esterase-like isoform X1 — protein MASKSGSGVAEDGSYEYKEEFVKNSRGMKLFTCRWLPAKGHTVKGQVFICHGYAVECSITMRETGMRLARAGYAVHGVDYEGHGKSEGLQGYIPSFDVLVADCDAVFATVVASTANTELPRFLLGESMGGAVALLLHRTRPDYWTGAVLVAPMCKIAEEMRPHPVVISVLKLMTNIIPTWKIVPTADVIDAANRMQEKRDEIRNNPYCYKGKPRLQTAYELLRVSLDIENNVLKKVSLPFLIVHGGDDKVTDPSVSDLLYRSAVSQDKKLNLYPGMWHALTSGETPENIHTVFQDIISWLDQRSSTGSSVAVSGDMSSEMEQKAKHDEQHFEKI, from the exons ATGGCGAGCAAGTCCGGCAGCGGCGTGGCGGAGGATGGCAGCTACGAGTACAAGGAGGAGTTCGTGAAGAACTCCCGGGGGATGAAGCTCTTCACCTGCCGGTGGCTGCCCGCCAAGGGCCACACAGTCAAGGGCCAAGTGTTCATCTGCCATG GGTACGCGGTGGAGTGCAGCATCACGATGCGGGAGACGGGGATGCGGCTGGCGCGGGCCGGGTACGCGGTGCACGGGGTGGACTACGAGGGCCACGGCAAGTCGGAGGGCCTCCAGGGCTACATCCCCTCCTTCGACGTCCTCGTCGCCGACTGCGACGCCGTCTTCGCCACCGTCGTCGCATCCACCGCCAACACGGAGCTGCCACGCTTCCTGCTCGGCGAGTCCATGGGCGGCGCCGTCGCGCTGCTCCTCCACCGCACGCGCCCCGACTACTGGACCGGCGCCGTCTTGGTCGCGCCCATGTGCAAG ATTGCTGAAGAGATGAGGCCCCACCCGGTGGTGATCAGCGTCCTCAAGTTGATGACCAACATCATCCCCACCTGGAAGATTGTGCCAACGGCCGACGTCATAGACGCCGCCAACAGAATGCAGGAGAAGCGCGACGAGATCAGGAACAACCCCTACTGCTACAAGGGCAAGCCGCGCCTCCAGACCGCATATGAGCTCCTCAGGGTCAGCCTCGACATTGAGAACAATGTACTCAAAAAG GTTTCGTTGCCATTCTTGATCGTGCATGGTGGGGACGACAAGGTGACGGACCCATCTGTGAGCGACCTCCTCTACCGGTCGGCAGTAAGCCAGGACAAGAAGCTCAACCTCTACCCAGGCATGTGGCACGCGCTCACTTCCGGTGAGACCCCCGAAAACATTCACACGGTCTTCCAAGACATCATCTCGTGGCTCGACCAAAGATCCTCCACGGGATCATCGGTGGCAGTGTCCGGGGACATGTCGTCGGAGATGGAGCAAAAGGCCAAGCACGATGAGCAGCATTTTGAGAAAATATAG
- the LOC124678198 gene encoding caffeoylshikimate esterase-like isoform X2: protein MASKSGSGVAEDGSYEYKEEFVKNSRGMKLFTCRWLPAKGHTVKGQVFICHGYAVECSITMRETGMRLARAGYAVHGVDYEGHGKSEGLQGYIPSFDVLVADCDAVFATVVASTANTELPRFLLGESMGGAVALLLHRTRPDYWTGAVLVAPMCKIAEEMRPHPVVISVLKLMTNIIPTWKIVPTADVIDAANRMQEKRDEIRNNPYCYKGKPRLQTAYELLRVSLDIENNLNHVSLPFLIVHGGDDKVTDPSVSDLLYRSAVSQDKKLNLYPGMWHALTSGETPENIHTVFQDIISWLDQRSSTGSSVAVSGDMSSEMEQKAKHDEQHFEKI, encoded by the exons ATGGCGAGCAAGTCCGGCAGCGGCGTGGCGGAGGATGGCAGCTACGAGTACAAGGAGGAGTTCGTGAAGAACTCCCGGGGGATGAAGCTCTTCACCTGCCGGTGGCTGCCCGCCAAGGGCCACACAGTCAAGGGCCAAGTGTTCATCTGCCATG GGTACGCGGTGGAGTGCAGCATCACGATGCGGGAGACGGGGATGCGGCTGGCGCGGGCCGGGTACGCGGTGCACGGGGTGGACTACGAGGGCCACGGCAAGTCGGAGGGCCTCCAGGGCTACATCCCCTCCTTCGACGTCCTCGTCGCCGACTGCGACGCCGTCTTCGCCACCGTCGTCGCATCCACCGCCAACACGGAGCTGCCACGCTTCCTGCTCGGCGAGTCCATGGGCGGCGCCGTCGCGCTGCTCCTCCACCGCACGCGCCCCGACTACTGGACCGGCGCCGTCTTGGTCGCGCCCATGTGCAAG ATTGCTGAAGAGATGAGGCCCCACCCGGTGGTGATCAGCGTCCTCAAGTTGATGACCAACATCATCCCCACCTGGAAGATTGTGCCAACGGCCGACGTCATAGACGCCGCCAACAGAATGCAGGAGAAGCGCGACGAGATCAGGAACAACCCCTACTGCTACAAGGGCAAGCCGCGCCTCCAGACCGCATATGAGCTCCTCAGGGTCAGCCTCGACATTGAGAACAAT CTCAATCAT GTTTCGTTGCCATTCTTGATCGTGCATGGTGGGGACGACAAGGTGACGGACCCATCTGTGAGCGACCTCCTCTACCGGTCGGCAGTAAGCCAGGACAAGAAGCTCAACCTCTACCCAGGCATGTGGCACGCGCTCACTTCCGGTGAGACCCCCGAAAACATTCACACGGTCTTCCAAGACATCATCTCGTGGCTCGACCAAAGATCCTCCACGGGATCATCGGTGGCAGTGTCCGGGGACATGTCGTCGGAGATGGAGCAAAAGGCCAAGCACGATGAGCAGCATTTTGAGAAAATATAG